The genomic region GTTTCTAGCATGTCATCGGCTAGCTTACGAATAGAGTCGTCTACTTTTTCTACCGGTGTTGCTTTGATTCTTAGACGTGAATCAGGAAACTCTAAAATATCTAAAACGGCCATTCTGCTTGATATCCTCGAAAATCGTTATAGCTAATTTTATTGTTGATAAGCTAGCTTGGCAATGACTGAAAAGCGAACACTTAACCCATCATAAAGAGATCACTCTAGGGTCTTAAATAGAAAATCTAAAGTTTAGAGTACTATTCACTATATCAGTTGCTAATATGTAATTATGCCAGCTTATAAGAGTGGCTTATTTCACAAAATTTGGTGTTGATACCCTGTATTCCTTTAATGAGTGCGCTATATTGCGCATAGAGAGTGTGAACAGTTTCTAATGCTATAAGAGACTTGTTATAGATAGTTGGCATATTGTCTGACTATTTTCTTTAATAAAATAGCTTAAGTGACTGTTTGTAGCTGAATCTGGGTGCTGTGCAAGACAAGCGTTTTACTTGTTAGCTGACTGTTGTGATTAACCAGCGCAGTGAACAGTTTGGAGAGGGGGAGTCTTTGCTCCAATCGTTAGTTGTTTACAGCAGTAGTCTGAATATTTCTGTGGTTTGGTGAAATCTTCGGACTAGTATATTTGAAATGAAATAATCAATGCTGCTTGTTTTCCCTTTTTTACAGGGTTTAAACGGGTAGTGAATGCCAACATGATAAGTAATAATAAAGGATAACACCATGAGGAAATCGCTTCTTGGGGTTGTTTTTTCCTGCCTGGTCAGCTTTTCAACCGTGGCTGCTGAAAATCCCATCCGAGCTGATCATCCTAACTCTTACACCGTAAAAAAAGGTGATACGTTGTGGGATATAGCTAACCGTTTTCTAACAAAGCCCTGGATGTGGCCTGCAATTTGGCACGTAAATCCAATTATTAAAAACCCCCACCTTATTTATCCAGGAGACCAGATAAACTTGGTTTATATTGATGGTAAACCTTATCTGACTATTGGTAAACGAGGGGCTGGGGGAGTGATTAAGCTGAGCCCGAAAATTCGTAAAACTCCAATTAAATCGGCGATCCCTGCTATTCCATTGAATGCTATTAATAGCTTCATGGACAGAAGCCGTATAATTGATGATGAAGAAGTTATTGAAAAAGCTCCGTATGTCATTTCTAGTCGACAAGAGAGGATTATTAACGGCGTCAATGACCTCATTTATGCTCGTGGCGAATTTAAAGACGATGCATCAGCTTATGGTATCTTCCGTCGTGCAGAGCGATTTACTGACCCAAAAACTAATGAGTTTTTAGGCGTGATGGTGATGGACATTGGTGTTGGAGAGATTAAAGACGTTGCTAATGATATTGCCACTATCAATATTACTGAGAGTAATAGTGAAATCAGAGTTGGCGACCGGATGCTGGAAACGGAAGAGCGTCGTCTGCAACCAGTTTTTCACCCCAGCTCACCTAAAAAAGATGTGGAGGGAGAAATTCTAGCTGTGGTTGGCGGGGTTAACCAAATTGGTCAGTTTGATAATGTGGTTATTAACCGGGGTACGCGTGATGGTTTAGAGACTGGTAATATCATGACTATTACCACAAAGTTAACCATTAAAGACCATGTGACTAAACAATATGTTGAAATGCCACCTGATGAAGTGGGCTTATTGATGATATATCGCCCGTTTGAGAAAGTAAGTTATGCAGTGGTATTAAAGGCGACACAACCTATTAAAACGGGAGATGGTGTCATTAACCCTTAAATAGACCCTACGCTTTGGGTATAGCCATTTCATAAATTCTGGGGCATATTTTGCCCCATCCCTCCCTGCTAAAGAACAGAAAACGTGTCTAAACAAATAACATGGCAAAAGCTGTCAGATTGGGTGTTGCTGCACTCTGTAAGCGGTGTTGGTGCCAACCGTTTTAGCCAGTTAGTAGCACGGTTTGGTAGCCCCACACAGGCATTACAGCAACCTGCTAGTAAATTGTCTGATTATTTACCCGCTAAAAGTATCGAAATAATACGAGAGATTCAGCAAGGTGCGGGTAAAGAATATGACCAGCTGCAGTCATTGCTGGTAAAAACGGAGCAGTGGCTAGAACACCCCAACCACCATCTTATTGCCTGTATTGATGAGTGCTATCCGAGAGCTTTTAACCATCTCACTGACCCGCCTCCTTTATTATTTGCTGTTGGTAATCCTGATTTATTAGAGCTGCCACAGCTATCCATTGTGGGTAGTCGACATCCATCCAAAAGTGGAGAGGAAAATAGCTATCACTTTGCTAACACTATGGCGAAAGGGGGCTTTACTATTACCAGTGGCTTGGCAGATGGCGTTGATGCCGCTGCCCATAAAGGTGCTTTAGATGCAGAAGGGCATACTATAGCCGTCGTTGGTACTGGTTTAGACTTGGTTTATCCTGCTAAAAATAAAGCACTAGCTGAACGAATTAGCCAAGATGGCTTATTAATTTCTGAATTTCCTTTAGGCACCAAACCACAGGCAAGTAATTTTCCTCGTCGTAACCGTCTGATCAGCTGTCTAGGGCTGGGGGTGCTAGTAGTTGAAGCGGCATTACAGAGTGGATCGCTAATTACGGCACGTTTGGCTGCAGAGCAAGGGCGAGAGGTGTTTGCTATTCCTGGCTCTATTCATAATCCACTTAGTAAAGGGTGTCA from Spartinivicinus poritis harbors:
- a CDS encoding LysM peptidoglycan-binding domain-containing protein — encoded protein: MRKSLLGVVFSCLVSFSTVAAENPIRADHPNSYTVKKGDTLWDIANRFLTKPWMWPAIWHVNPIIKNPHLIYPGDQINLVYIDGKPYLTIGKRGAGGVIKLSPKIRKTPIKSAIPAIPLNAINSFMDRSRIIDDEEVIEKAPYVISSRQERIINGVNDLIYARGEFKDDASAYGIFRRAERFTDPKTNEFLGVMVMDIGVGEIKDVANDIATINITESNSEIRVGDRMLETEERRLQPVFHPSSPKKDVEGEILAVVGGVNQIGQFDNVVINRGTRDGLETGNIMTITTKLTIKDHVTKQYVEMPPDEVGLLMIYRPFEKVSYAVVLKATQPIKTGDGVINP
- the dprA gene encoding DNA-processing protein DprA produces the protein MSKQITWQKLSDWVLLHSVSGVGANRFSQLVARFGSPTQALQQPASKLSDYLPAKSIEIIREIQQGAGKEYDQLQSLLVKTEQWLEHPNHHLIACIDECYPRAFNHLTDPPPLLFAVGNPDLLELPQLSIVGSRHPSKSGEENSYHFANTMAKGGFTITSGLADGVDAAAHKGALDAEGHTIAVVGTGLDLVYPAKNKALAERISQDGLLISEFPLGTKPQASNFPRRNRLISCLGLGVLVVEAALQSGSLITARLAAEQGREVFAIPGSIHNPLSKGCHQLIRQGAKLVDSVEHIWEELKHSLNTYSAVRELSIAVAGQEPEEQPVIQSLELEDPNQQQVLDAIGDETTSMDMIMARTGLAANDVNNLVLELEMQGFIAAVPGGVVRNPTQ